The Lutibacter profundi region AAATCTCGTTCTTTCTTAAATTCAATAAAGTTATTCTTTTCCATATTTTTTGTGTTTGTTTAATTTTATAGGATATATTACGTAATAATAAATAATTGCAAAAAATGAAGTGATAATTATAAATAACGCCAGCCAGTCTGGCATTTCTGTATGTCTAGTTACAAACCCTTCTAAAAATCCGGCAACAATAAAAAATGGTATTGTACTCACCATAATTTTTAAACCAGCTTTAAAACTTTGTTTAAAAGAAGCTAATCTTGTATAGGTTTTTGGAAAAAGTAAACCATTCCCTAAAACCAACCCTGCACAACCAGCAATAATAATAACTGAAATTTCTATGGTACCATGAATCCAAATGGTACGTGAAGATTCCCATAGCAATCCTTTTTCATAGAAGAAATATAAAAATGAGCCTAACATTATTCCATTACGCATCATTATAAACAGCGTACCTACAGAAAAAAGCATTCCATAAACAAAAGCTGTCATAGCCACTTTAATATTATTTAAAGTTATTACAATAAACATATTACTTTCTTCCATTTTTTTATACACAGCCATTGGATCTCCTTTCGCTATATTATCAAGCGTAGTATTTACATAATTATCTCCTAAAATTAAACGAACAAAATCACCATTAGCTGATGCCGAATAGGCTCCTATAATTGTAAAAAATAAAAAAGTTAAAAATGCTATAAGTAATTGTTTATGATATTTTACAAATTCAAGAGGGAATTCGGTTTTAAAAAATGTTACTAACCTATTTTTACTTTCTTTTTTAGTTTTATAAATTTTTTGATGCGCTTTTGATGCGATAGAATTTAAGTACCTCTCGGTATTACTTTGTGGATAAAATGTTTTGGCATAGCTCAAATCATCAGTAACTTCAATATATAAATCTGAAAGCTTATCAGGAGAAACTTGTGCTGTTTTATTAAGAACATTTTCAAATAACAACCATTTATTTTTATTCCTTTTTATAAACGATGCTTCACGCATTTTTTTTATTTTTGTTTTTCTTATAGTTCATTATCTTTACAATGAAACTTTGAAGTTAACGAATGTAAAAAATCAAACTGTACTAGCCAAAAAAAGATTAAATATAAATGGATAATTTTCATATAGAAACTGCACAAAATGTAACAATTCAACAAAATGTAGCTTCATTATACAATCGTATTGGAGCTTTTTTGTTAGACCTGCTTATTATTGTAGCGTATTATATGCTTATTGTATTAATTCTTATAGCATTAGATTACAAGCCAACTGAGTCAATTTATACTTTTTATGCATTATTAAGCTTACCTGTTTTCTTTTACAGTTTACTTTTTGAAACTTTAATGAATGGACAAACACCCGGAAAATATGTGAGTAAAATTAGAGTTGTAAAAATTGATGGTTCTAAACCAACTTTTGGAAGTTACCTAATTAGGTGGGTTTTACGTATTATTGATATTAGTTTGGCTTCTGGGTCTGTTGCAATACTAACTATTTTATTAAATGGCAAAGGGCAGCGTTTAGGTGATTTAGCTGCAGGTACCACCGTTATTTCTGAAGTAAAAAGAGTTACCATTAATGATACGTTATTGGTTGACATCCCTGAAGAATACACACCTACTTTCCCCCAGGTAACACTGTTAAATGATAAAGATATACAAACCATAAAACAGTTATATTTAACAGCAAAAAGAAGAGGCAATTATAAAACAATACTAAAACTTCACACTAAAATAATAGAAATTACCGGAATAACAACTGAAATGAAACCTACTAACTTTATTGATGTTGTGCTAAAAGATTATAATTATTTTACACAACAGATGTGATGGATTTTAACTTTTTTAAAACAACTATTTCAAAATTAGAAAATTTACCTGTTGGCGGATTGGAAGCTCAATTTAATTTAGCTCCAAAATTAAGATTGAACTATTCACAAAATAAAATTAAATCACTAAACCCTAAAAAAGCAGCAGTAGTTGCTCTTTTTTATCCAAATAAAAATAATGAAACCTGTTTTTTATTAACACTACGTGCTAAATATAATGGAACTCATTCATCTCAAATTAGTTTTCCGGGAGGAAAATATGACAAAAAAGATAATAACTTAGAAAATACTGCACTACGTGAAACATTTGAAGAAGTTGGAATTCACCCTAATAAGGTTACCATTTTTAAACAAATGACCGATGTTTTTATACCGCCAAGTAATTTTTTAGTAACACCCTTTTTGGGGTATTTAGAGAGGACACCTATATTTACCAAAAATCATGAAGTTGAAAAACTCATTACTGTTACAATTAAAGATTTACTAAAAAACACTTCTATTTCAACAATAAATTTATCTACATCTTATGCTACAAATATAGAAGTACCCTGCTTTGTATTAAACAGTTACATTGTTTGGGGTGCCACAGCTATGATGCTTAATGAAATCAAACAATTAATAAAGAATATTTAAATTATTTTTTTCTTAAATTTGTATTTCATTCAAACCA contains the following coding sequences:
- a CDS encoding RDD family protein — translated: MDNFHIETAQNVTIQQNVASLYNRIGAFLLDLLIIVAYYMLIVLILIALDYKPTESIYTFYALLSLPVFFYSLLFETLMNGQTPGKYVSKIRVVKIDGSKPTFGSYLIRWVLRIIDISLASGSVAILTILLNGKGQRLGDLAAGTTVISEVKRVTINDTLLVDIPEEYTPTFPQVTLLNDKDIQTIKQLYLTAKRRGNYKTILKLHTKIIEITGITTEMKPTNFIDVVLKDYNYFTQQM
- a CDS encoding stage II sporulation protein M, which gives rise to MREASFIKRNKNKWLLFENVLNKTAQVSPDKLSDLYIEVTDDLSYAKTFYPQSNTERYLNSIASKAHQKIYKTKKESKNRLVTFFKTEFPLEFVKYHKQLLIAFLTFLFFTIIGAYSASANGDFVRLILGDNYVNTTLDNIAKGDPMAVYKKMEESNMFIVITLNNIKVAMTAFVYGMLFSVGTLFIMMRNGIMLGSFLYFFYEKGLLWESSRTIWIHGTIEISVIIIAGCAGLVLGNGLLFPKTYTRLASFKQSFKAGLKIMVSTIPFFIVAGFLEGFVTRHTEMPDWLALFIIITSFFAIIYYYVIYPIKLNKHKKYGKE
- a CDS encoding NUDIX hydrolase, encoding MDFNFFKTTISKLENLPVGGLEAQFNLAPKLRLNYSQNKIKSLNPKKAAVVALFYPNKNNETCFLLTLRAKYNGTHSSQISFPGGKYDKKDNNLENTALRETFEEVGIHPNKVTIFKQMTDVFIPPSNFLVTPFLGYLERTPIFTKNHEVEKLITVTIKDLLKNTSISTINLSTSYATNIEVPCFVLNSYIVWGATAMMLNEIKQLIKNI